Proteins found in one Hyla sarda isolate aHylSar1 unplaced genomic scaffold, aHylSar1.hap1 scaffold_343, whole genome shotgun sequence genomic segment:
- the LOC130330932 gene encoding phospholipase ABHD3-like isoform X1 → MHRDSHLQSPPSGWTPLVLGIGVSWLLYYWTQICRRPRLVCSGPLRQFLESHCPVVMEKFCPTFWCSGGRLQTIVRVILASKPHVSYRNEVLRTEDGGQISLDWMDNDESPHFPDPASRPTIILLPGLTGNSHQSYILHLVRRATSDGYRCVVFNNRGFGGEKLLTPRTFCAANTDDLARGIDHVHSCLPAAPLVAVGVSLGGMMLLNYMATTGHRSRLCAALVFSAPWNVFVSTASLEQPLNYLLFNHSLATTLRTTVNKFRDVIGRDLDVDAILQSRSIREFDERYTSIVFGYGSCDDYYRAASPHDKLRTITTPVLCLNAADDPFSPGEALPLDDASSHPSVALLVPAHGGHIGFLEGLFPSDNRYMNRVFSQFLGAAFQQCDELRNITKNGLNNLLN, encoded by the exons AGACCGCGCCTCGTGTGCTCCGGGCCCCTGCGCCAGTTCTTGGAGTCTCACTGCCCAGTAGTGATGGAGAAGTTCTGCCCAACCTTCTGGTGTTCTGGCGGGCGACTTCAGACTATTGTGAGGGTCATTCTGGCCTCCAAACCTCATGTCTCATACAGGAA TGAGGTCCTCAGGACTGAAGATGGTGGTCAGATATCTCTGGACTGGATGGACAATGATGAGAGTCCGCACTTCCCTGATCCGGCCTCTCGTCCCACCATCATCCTCCTGCCCGGTCTGACAGGAAACAGTCATCAGTCCTATATCCTGCACCTGGTGAGACGGGCCACGAGTGATGGCTACAG GTGCGTTGTGTTCAATAACCGTGGGTTTGGTGGAGAGAAGTTATTG ACTCCGCGCACATTCTGTGCAGCCAACACAGACGACCTGGCCAGAGGCATCGACCATGTCCACAGCTGCCTCCCAGCTGCCCCTCTGGTGGCTGTGGGGGTATCACTTGGGGG GATGATGCTGTTGAATTATATGGCCACCACTGGTCACAGATCTCGGCTTTGTGCCGCGCTTGTCTTCTCTGCCCCATGGAACGTCTTTGTGTCCACAGCCTCTCTGGAGCAGCCACTAAACTATCTGTTATTCAATCACTCGCTGGCCACCACACTGCGAACCACGGTGAACAA ATTCCGGGACGTTATTGGTAGAGATCTAGATGTGGACGCCATCTTACAG TCTCGCTCCATCCGGGAGTTTGATGAACGTTACACGTCCATCGTGTTTGGTTACGGCTCATGTGATGACTATTACCGCGCCGCCAGCCCTCACGACAAACTGCGGACGATCACTACCCCCGTCCTGTGCCTCAATGCTGCAGATGACCCGTTCTCTCCAGGAGAAG CGCTCCCCCTGGATGACGCCTCCTCCCATCCTTCGGTGGCTCTTCTGGTTCCTGCTCATGGTGGACACATCGGCTTTCTAGAAGGTCTCTTTCCGAGTGATAACCGATACATGAATCGCGTATTTTCACAGTTTTTGGGCGCCGCGTTCCAACAATGTGATGAGCTCCGGAACATTACCAAGAACGGACTCAATAACCTATTAAACTGA
- the LOC130330932 gene encoding phospholipase ABHD3-like isoform X2, with protein sequence MHRDSHLQSPPSGWTPLVLGIGRPRLVCSGPLRQFLESHCPVVMEKFCPTFWCSGGRLQTIVRVILASKPHVSYRNEVLRTEDGGQISLDWMDNDESPHFPDPASRPTIILLPGLTGNSHQSYILHLVRRATSDGYRCVVFNNRGFGGEKLLTPRTFCAANTDDLARGIDHVHSCLPAAPLVAVGVSLGGMMLLNYMATTGHRSRLCAALVFSAPWNVFVSTASLEQPLNYLLFNHSLATTLRTTVNKFRDVIGRDLDVDAILQSRSIREFDERYTSIVFGYGSCDDYYRAASPHDKLRTITTPVLCLNAADDPFSPGEALPLDDASSHPSVALLVPAHGGHIGFLEGLFPSDNRYMNRVFSQFLGAAFQQCDELRNITKNGLNNLLN encoded by the exons AGACCGCGCCTCGTGTGCTCCGGGCCCCTGCGCCAGTTCTTGGAGTCTCACTGCCCAGTAGTGATGGAGAAGTTCTGCCCAACCTTCTGGTGTTCTGGCGGGCGACTTCAGACTATTGTGAGGGTCATTCTGGCCTCCAAACCTCATGTCTCATACAGGAA TGAGGTCCTCAGGACTGAAGATGGTGGTCAGATATCTCTGGACTGGATGGACAATGATGAGAGTCCGCACTTCCCTGATCCGGCCTCTCGTCCCACCATCATCCTCCTGCCCGGTCTGACAGGAAACAGTCATCAGTCCTATATCCTGCACCTGGTGAGACGGGCCACGAGTGATGGCTACAG GTGCGTTGTGTTCAATAACCGTGGGTTTGGTGGAGAGAAGTTATTG ACTCCGCGCACATTCTGTGCAGCCAACACAGACGACCTGGCCAGAGGCATCGACCATGTCCACAGCTGCCTCCCAGCTGCCCCTCTGGTGGCTGTGGGGGTATCACTTGGGGG GATGATGCTGTTGAATTATATGGCCACCACTGGTCACAGATCTCGGCTTTGTGCCGCGCTTGTCTTCTCTGCCCCATGGAACGTCTTTGTGTCCACAGCCTCTCTGGAGCAGCCACTAAACTATCTGTTATTCAATCACTCGCTGGCCACCACACTGCGAACCACGGTGAACAA ATTCCGGGACGTTATTGGTAGAGATCTAGATGTGGACGCCATCTTACAG TCTCGCTCCATCCGGGAGTTTGATGAACGTTACACGTCCATCGTGTTTGGTTACGGCTCATGTGATGACTATTACCGCGCCGCCAGCCCTCACGACAAACTGCGGACGATCACTACCCCCGTCCTGTGCCTCAATGCTGCAGATGACCCGTTCTCTCCAGGAGAAG CGCTCCCCCTGGATGACGCCTCCTCCCATCCTTCGGTGGCTCTTCTGGTTCCTGCTCATGGTGGACACATCGGCTTTCTAGAAGGTCTCTTTCCGAGTGATAACCGATACATGAATCGCGTATTTTCACAGTTTTTGGGCGCCGCGTTCCAACAATGTGATGAGCTCCGGAACATTACCAAGAACGGACTCAATAACCTATTAAACTGA
- the LOC130330932 gene encoding phospholipase ABHD3-like isoform X3, translating into MEKFCPTFWCSGGRLQTIVRVILASKPHVSYRNEVLRTEDGGQISLDWMDNDESPHFPDPASRPTIILLPGLTGNSHQSYILHLVRRATSDGYRCVVFNNRGFGGEKLLTPRTFCAANTDDLARGIDHVHSCLPAAPLVAVGVSLGGMMLLNYMATTGHRSRLCAALVFSAPWNVFVSTASLEQPLNYLLFNHSLATTLRTTVNKFRDVIGRDLDVDAILQSRSIREFDERYTSIVFGYGSCDDYYRAASPHDKLRTITTPVLCLNAADDPFSPGEALPLDDASSHPSVALLVPAHGGHIGFLEGLFPSDNRYMNRVFSQFLGAAFQQCDELRNITKNGLNNLLN; encoded by the exons ATGGAGAAGTTCTGCCCAACCTTCTGGTGTTCTGGCGGGCGACTTCAGACTATTGTGAGGGTCATTCTGGCCTCCAAACCTCATGTCTCATACAGGAA TGAGGTCCTCAGGACTGAAGATGGTGGTCAGATATCTCTGGACTGGATGGACAATGATGAGAGTCCGCACTTCCCTGATCCGGCCTCTCGTCCCACCATCATCCTCCTGCCCGGTCTGACAGGAAACAGTCATCAGTCCTATATCCTGCACCTGGTGAGACGGGCCACGAGTGATGGCTACAG GTGCGTTGTGTTCAATAACCGTGGGTTTGGTGGAGAGAAGTTATTG ACTCCGCGCACATTCTGTGCAGCCAACACAGACGACCTGGCCAGAGGCATCGACCATGTCCACAGCTGCCTCCCAGCTGCCCCTCTGGTGGCTGTGGGGGTATCACTTGGGGG GATGATGCTGTTGAATTATATGGCCACCACTGGTCACAGATCTCGGCTTTGTGCCGCGCTTGTCTTCTCTGCCCCATGGAACGTCTTTGTGTCCACAGCCTCTCTGGAGCAGCCACTAAACTATCTGTTATTCAATCACTCGCTGGCCACCACACTGCGAACCACGGTGAACAA ATTCCGGGACGTTATTGGTAGAGATCTAGATGTGGACGCCATCTTACAG TCTCGCTCCATCCGGGAGTTTGATGAACGTTACACGTCCATCGTGTTTGGTTACGGCTCATGTGATGACTATTACCGCGCCGCCAGCCCTCACGACAAACTGCGGACGATCACTACCCCCGTCCTGTGCCTCAATGCTGCAGATGACCCGTTCTCTCCAGGAGAAG CGCTCCCCCTGGATGACGCCTCCTCCCATCCTTCGGTGGCTCTTCTGGTTCCTGCTCATGGTGGACACATCGGCTTTCTAGAAGGTCTCTTTCCGAGTGATAACCGATACATGAATCGCGTATTTTCACAGTTTTTGGGCGCCGCGTTCCAACAATGTGATGAGCTCCGGAACATTACCAAGAACGGACTCAATAACCTATTAAACTGA